A part of Gadus morhua chromosome 17, gadMor3.0, whole genome shotgun sequence genomic DNA contains:
- the sf1 gene encoding splicing factor 1 isoform X2, producing MVGLNPEFKPPADYKPPATRVNDKVMIPQDEYPEINFVGLLIGPRGNTLKNIEKECCAKIMIRGKGSVKEGKVGRKDGQMLPGEDEPLHALVTANTMENVKKAVEQIRNILKQGIETPEDQNDLRKMQLRELARLNGTLREDDNRILRPWQNSEPRSITNTTLCTKCGGAGHISSDCKYTSSFTAQRATPGEPPQSAQDKARMDKEYLSLMAELGEAPVPSSGGGHSHQGGGNRSNNSNNSQQNRPPWMNSGPSESRNYHGGMHGGGHGGGHGGGHGGGHGGHGGNHGGNHGGGHGGNHGGNHGGNHGGGHGGGHGGGHGGGHSLGHGGHHGYPPPMSNMGGPPMSHNPNGIPPPWMQPPPPPMGQGHGHHMGLLPPPMGMMPPPPPPPSNQPPPPPSGPLPPWQQQAPPPPPTSSMASSASLPWQQNTTTTSSAASGSLPPWQQPQQSAAAGPQPPPPMTNPSMVPPPPGVQPPLPPGAPPPPPPPPPGSSGMMYAPPPPPPPMDPSNFVTMMGMGVPGMPPFGMPPAPPPPPPN from the exons ATGGTCGGCCTCAACCCAGAGTTCAAGCCCCCCGCGGACTACAA ACCCCCGGCGACCAGAGTCAACGACAAAGTCATGATCCCCCAGGATGAATACCCTGAGATCAACTTTGTGGGGCTGTTGATTGGACCTCG TGGTAACACCCTGAAGAACATCGAGAAGGAGTGCTGCGCCAAGATCATGATCCGCGGCAAGGGCTCCGTGAAGGAGGGCAAGGTGGGCCGCAAGGACGGGCAGATGCTGCCCGGGGAGGACGAGCCGTTGCACGCCCTGGTCACAGCCAACACCATGGAGAACGTCAAGAAGGCCGTGGAGCAA ATCCGCAACATCCTGAAGCAGGGCATCGAGACGCCAGAGGACCAGAACGACCTGAGGAAGATGCAGCTCCGCGAGCTGGCCCGGCTCAACGGCACGCTGCGAGAGGACGACAACAG GATCCTGCGTCCATGGCAGAACTCTGAGCCGCGCAGCATCACCAACACCACGCTCTGTACCAAGTGTGGCGGGGCAGGGCACATCTCGTCTGACTGCAAGTACACCAG cTCGTTCACCGCCCAGAGGGCCACGCCCGGAGAGCCCCCTCAGTCGGCCCAGGACAAGGCCCGCATGGACAAGGAGTACCTGTCCCTCATGGCGGAGCTGGGGGAGGCGCCCGTGCCGTCGTCCGGCGGGGGACACTCGCACCAAGGGGGCGGCAACCGCTCCAACAACTCCAACAACTCGCAGCAG AACCGTCCTCCATGGATGAACTCTGGTCCCTCTGAGAGCCGGAACTACCACGGCGGCATGCATGGAGGAGGGCACGGCGGGGGCCACGGAGGAGGCCACGGAGGAGGCCACGGGGGCCACGGCGGGAACCACGGCGGGAACCACGGAGGGGGCCACGGCGGGAACCACGGAGGGAACCACGGCGGGAACCACGGCGGGGGCCACGGAGGCGGTCACGGCGGGGGCCACGGTGGCGGCCATTCACTAGGGCACGGCGGGCACCACGGCTACCCGCCGCCCATGTCCAACATGGGAGGACCCCCCATGTCCCACAACCCCAACGGCATCCCGCCCCCATGGATgcagcccccgccgccccccatgGGCCAGGGTCACGGACACCACATGg gTCTGTTGCCCCCTCCCATGGGCATGatgcccccacctcccccacctccgagcaaccagccccccccaccgccctctGGACCCCTGCCACCGTGGCAACAGcaggccccgcctcccccgccgACCAGCAGCATGGCGTCCAGTGCGTCcctgccatggcaacaga ataccaccaccacctccagcgcGGCCAGCGGCTCCCTGCCCCCctggcagcagccccagcagtcggccgccgccggcccccagccgccgccgcccatgACCAACCCGTCCATGGTCCCGCCTCCGCCGGGCGTCCAGCCGCCGCTGCCCCCGGGTGCaccgcctccccccccgccgcctccgcccGGCTCCAGCGGCATGATGTACgcgccgccccctcccccaccgcccATGGACCCCTCCAACTTTGTCACCATGATGGGGATGGGGGTCCCAGGCATGCCCCCCTTCGGCATGCCTCCAGcgccaccccctccacccccgaaTTAA